One Prunus dulcis chromosome 8, ALMONDv2, whole genome shotgun sequence DNA window includes the following coding sequences:
- the LOC117637112 gene encoding protein STABILIZED1-like isoform X1, protein MPHKHKLCPSLQVCSKLLESRMSFQDTNTRNNHRITTMVFIASPNHKTLTLNLNPNTTTLQALKFQIEQISNVPISHQRLFISQSLQLLTQRGSTLLADLGIKPYSTLTLHVPFFGGTLPHKNPKPRLDFLNSKPPEGYVAGLGRGASGFTTRSDIGPARFALELPDRAIGQLEEAGEEKGYDENQQFDDFEGNDVGLLAPDAKLDEDDEKADAMWKAVDERMDSRRKDRREALLREEIEKYRASNPKITEQFASLKRNLHTLSAQEWESIPEIEDYSMRNKKRRFESFVPVPDTLLEKATQEKELVTAIDPTSTDLTAVRQGRDIVLSLKLDRISDSVSGLTVVDPKGYLTDLKSMSITSNTDVHDKNKARLLMTSLMKSNPKNPRVWISAARFEEVAGKMKAARKLIQQGCDECPKSEDVWLEACRLASPKDAKAVITKGVKFIPNSVNLWMEAAKLERDDLNKSRVLRKGLEHIPDSVRLWKAVVDLANEEDARSLLKRAVECCPLHIEFWLALTRLETYENAKKVLNKARENLSEEPAIWITAAKLEEANGNVSMVGKIIERGIRALQKTAVIIDREAWMKEAEAAERAGSIMTCQAIIRSAIGIGVEEEDRKRTWVSDAEDFMKKGSIETARAIYAHALTVFLTKKSIWRKASQLEKSHGTRESLVALLRKAVTYCPQAENLWLFGAKEKWLSGDVPAARAILQEAYAAIPNSQEIWLAAFKLEFENHESERAKMLLAKARERGGNERVWMKSAIVERELGNIDEERKFLVEGLKCFPSFFKLWLMLGQLEERLDHLEKAKKVYHSGLKHCPNSLQLWLSLASLQEKMIGLSKARAVLTIARKKNPQNPELWLASVRAELRHGKKKESDILMAKALQECPNSGILWAAALEMVARPQRKAKSKDALEKCHHDPHVVAAVAKLLWHDRKLDKARNWLNMAVMLAPDIGDFWALYYKFELQHGTEENQKDVLNRCIAAGPKHGEKWQPISKAVENSHQPIEAILKKVVAAAENNKQ, encoded by the coding sequence ATGCCTCACAAACACAAACTTTGCCCTTCATTGCAGGTTTGCAGCAAACTGTTGGAAAGCAGAATGAGTTTTCAAGATACAAATACTCGCAATAATCACAGAATCACAACAATGGTGTTCATCGCATCCCCCAACcacaaaaccctaaccctaaaccTAAACCCAAACACCACCACCCTCCAAGCTCTGAAATTCCAAATTGAACAAATTTCCAACGTACCCATCTCTCACCAGCGCCTATTCATCTCCCAAAGCCTCCAATTGTTGACCCAAAGAGGCTCCACCCTCCTCGCCGACCTTGGCATCAAACCCTACTCTACCCTAACCCTCCACGTCCCCTTCTTCGGTGGCACTCTACCCCACAAAAATCCCAAACCCCGCCTTGATTTCCTCAATTCCAAGCCTCCTGAGGGTTATGTCGCTGGGCTTGGCCGTGGTGCTTCTGGGTTCACCACAAGGTCCGACATTGGGCCTGCCCGATTTGCCCTCGAGCTGCCCGATAGGGCAATTGGGCAGCTTGAGGAAGCAGGGGAGGAAAAAGGGTACGATGAGAATCAGCaatttgatgattttgaaGGCAACGATGTTGGGTTGTTGGCACCAGATGCCAAActggatgaagatgatgagaagGCTGATGCAATGTGGAAAGCAGTTGATGAGAGAATGGACTCCAGGAGAAAGGACAGGAGAGAGGCTCTGTTGAGAGAAGAGATTGAAAAGTACAGAGCTTCCAATCCCAAGATTACAGAGCAGTTTGCAAGTTTGAAGAGGAATTTGCACACATTGTCTGCCCAAGAATGGGAGAGTATACCTGAAATTGAGGATTATTCAATGAGAAACAAGAAGAGGAGGTTTGAGAGCTTTGTGCCGGTGCCGGATACCCTTTTGGAGAAGGCAACGCAGGAGAAAGAGCTTGTTACTGCAATAGATCCCACTAGTACAGATTTGACTGCCGTGAGGCAGGGCAGAGATATAGTGTTGTCTTTGAAATTGGATAGGATTTCGGATTCTGTCTCAGGGTTGACAGTTGTTGACCCAAAAGGGTATCTTACTGATCTTAAAAGTATGAGCATCACAAGTAATACAGACGTTCATGATAAAAACAAGGCTAGATTGTTGATGACGAGTTTAATGAAGTCAAATCCTAAGAACCCACGTGTATGGATTTCGGCAGCAAGGTTTGAGGAAGTGGCAGGAAAGATGAAGGCAGCCAGGAAATTGATTCAGCAAGGGTGTGATGAGTGTCCTAAGAGTGAGGATGTGTGGTTGGAGGCTTGTAGGCTTGCTAGCCCCAAAGATGCTAAGGCTGTTATTACTAAGGGAGTTAAATTTATTCCCAATTCAGTCAACTTGTGGATGGAGGCTGCGAAATTGGAGCGTGATGATTTGAACAAGAGCAGGGTCTTGAGGAAAGGGTTGGAACACATTCCTGATTCTGTTAGGCTGTGGAAGGCGGTCGTGGATCTAGCAAATGAGGAGGATGCTAGAAGTTTGCTCAAAAGGGCTGTGGAGTGTTGTCCATTGCACATTGAATTCTGGCTTGCACTCACAAGATTGGAAACTTATGAGAACGCCAAGAAGGTCCTCAATAAGGCAAGGGAGAATCTATCGGAGGAGCCTGCAATTTGGATCACGGCAGCAAAGTTGGAAGAAGCTAATGGGAATGTGTCCATGGTTGGGAAGATTATTGAAAGAGGTATAAGGGCTTTGCAAAAAACAGCGGTTATTATTGATAGAGAAGCATGGATGAAAGAGGCTGAAGCTGCTGAACGTGCAGGGTCTATAATGACTTGCCAAGCTATCATTCGGAGTGCAATTGGGATTGGTGTGGAGGAGGAAGATAGGAAAAGGACATGGGTTTCTGATGCAGAGGACTTCATGAAAAAAGGTTCCATTGAAACAGCCCGAGCAATTTATGCGCATGCACTTACTGTCTTTTTAACCAAGAAGAGCATATGGAGGAAAGCGTCTCAGCTTGAAAAGAGCCATGGTACTAGGGAATCTCTTGTTGCTTTGCTTCGTAAAGCGGTGACATATTGCCCACAGGCTGAAAACTTGTGGCTTTTTGGTGCTAAGGAGAAGTGGCTTTCAGGGGATGTGCCTGCTGCCCGTGCAATCCTCCAAGAAGCTTATGCTGCCATTCCCAACTCTCAAGAAATTTGGCTTGCTGCGTTTAAACTTGAGTTTGAGAATCACGAATCCGAGAGAGCTAAGATGCTTCTTGCCAAAGCCCGAGAAAGGGGAGGTAACGAAAGAGTATGGATGAAATCTGCAATTGTTGAGAGGGAATTAGGGAACATTGATGAGGAGAGGAAGTTTCTTGTTGAAGGCTTGAAGTGCTTCCCTTCATTCTTTAAATTGTGGTTAATGCTTGGACAGCTAGAGGAACGGCTTGATcatttggaaaaagccaaaaaggTCTATCACTCAGGTCTGAAGCACTGCCCCAATTCTCTACAACTCTGGCTTTCTCTCGCTAGTCTACAGGAGAAAATGATTGGGCTGAGTAAAGCTCGTGCAGTTCTCACAATTGCCAGGAAGAAGAACCCTCAGAACCCTGAACTGTGGCTTGCTTCTGTTCGAGCTGAATTGAGGCATGGCAAGAAGAAGGAATCTGATATTTTGATGGCAAAGGCTTTGCAGGAGTGTCCCAATAGTGGTATCTTGTGGGCAGCAGCTCTCGAGATGGTAGCTCGTCCCCAACGGAAGGCAAAGAGTAAAGATGCCCTTGAGAAATGTCATCATGATCCCCATGTTGTTGCTGCTGTGGCCAAGTTATTATGGCATGACAGGAAGTTGGACAAAGCTAGGAATTGGCTCAACATGGCAGTAATGCTTGCCCCCGATATTGGGGATTTTTGGGCTTTATACTACAAATTTGAACTTCAGCATGGTACTGAGGAGAACCAAAAGGATGTATTGAACAGATGCATTGCTGCAGGGCCAAAGCATGGAGAAAAATGGCAACCTATTTCAAAGGCCGTGGAGAACTCCCATCAACCAATTGAAGCTATCTTGAAGAAAGTAGTGGCGGCAGCGGAAAATAATAAACAGTAG
- the LOC117637112 gene encoding protein STABILIZED1-like isoform X2, whose protein sequence is MSFQDTNTRNNHRITTMVFIASPNHKTLTLNLNPNTTTLQALKFQIEQISNVPISHQRLFISQSLQLLTQRGSTLLADLGIKPYSTLTLHVPFFGGTLPHKNPKPRLDFLNSKPPEGYVAGLGRGASGFTTRSDIGPARFALELPDRAIGQLEEAGEEKGYDENQQFDDFEGNDVGLLAPDAKLDEDDEKADAMWKAVDERMDSRRKDRREALLREEIEKYRASNPKITEQFASLKRNLHTLSAQEWESIPEIEDYSMRNKKRRFESFVPVPDTLLEKATQEKELVTAIDPTSTDLTAVRQGRDIVLSLKLDRISDSVSGLTVVDPKGYLTDLKSMSITSNTDVHDKNKARLLMTSLMKSNPKNPRVWISAARFEEVAGKMKAARKLIQQGCDECPKSEDVWLEACRLASPKDAKAVITKGVKFIPNSVNLWMEAAKLERDDLNKSRVLRKGLEHIPDSVRLWKAVVDLANEEDARSLLKRAVECCPLHIEFWLALTRLETYENAKKVLNKARENLSEEPAIWITAAKLEEANGNVSMVGKIIERGIRALQKTAVIIDREAWMKEAEAAERAGSIMTCQAIIRSAIGIGVEEEDRKRTWVSDAEDFMKKGSIETARAIYAHALTVFLTKKSIWRKASQLEKSHGTRESLVALLRKAVTYCPQAENLWLFGAKEKWLSGDVPAARAILQEAYAAIPNSQEIWLAAFKLEFENHESERAKMLLAKARERGGNERVWMKSAIVERELGNIDEERKFLVEGLKCFPSFFKLWLMLGQLEERLDHLEKAKKVYHSGLKHCPNSLQLWLSLASLQEKMIGLSKARAVLTIARKKNPQNPELWLASVRAELRHGKKKESDILMAKALQECPNSGILWAAALEMVARPQRKAKSKDALEKCHHDPHVVAAVAKLLWHDRKLDKARNWLNMAVMLAPDIGDFWALYYKFELQHGTEENQKDVLNRCIAAGPKHGEKWQPISKAVENSHQPIEAILKKVVAAAENNKQ, encoded by the coding sequence ATGAGTTTTCAAGATACAAATACTCGCAATAATCACAGAATCACAACAATGGTGTTCATCGCATCCCCCAACcacaaaaccctaaccctaaaccTAAACCCAAACACCACCACCCTCCAAGCTCTGAAATTCCAAATTGAACAAATTTCCAACGTACCCATCTCTCACCAGCGCCTATTCATCTCCCAAAGCCTCCAATTGTTGACCCAAAGAGGCTCCACCCTCCTCGCCGACCTTGGCATCAAACCCTACTCTACCCTAACCCTCCACGTCCCCTTCTTCGGTGGCACTCTACCCCACAAAAATCCCAAACCCCGCCTTGATTTCCTCAATTCCAAGCCTCCTGAGGGTTATGTCGCTGGGCTTGGCCGTGGTGCTTCTGGGTTCACCACAAGGTCCGACATTGGGCCTGCCCGATTTGCCCTCGAGCTGCCCGATAGGGCAATTGGGCAGCTTGAGGAAGCAGGGGAGGAAAAAGGGTACGATGAGAATCAGCaatttgatgattttgaaGGCAACGATGTTGGGTTGTTGGCACCAGATGCCAAActggatgaagatgatgagaagGCTGATGCAATGTGGAAAGCAGTTGATGAGAGAATGGACTCCAGGAGAAAGGACAGGAGAGAGGCTCTGTTGAGAGAAGAGATTGAAAAGTACAGAGCTTCCAATCCCAAGATTACAGAGCAGTTTGCAAGTTTGAAGAGGAATTTGCACACATTGTCTGCCCAAGAATGGGAGAGTATACCTGAAATTGAGGATTATTCAATGAGAAACAAGAAGAGGAGGTTTGAGAGCTTTGTGCCGGTGCCGGATACCCTTTTGGAGAAGGCAACGCAGGAGAAAGAGCTTGTTACTGCAATAGATCCCACTAGTACAGATTTGACTGCCGTGAGGCAGGGCAGAGATATAGTGTTGTCTTTGAAATTGGATAGGATTTCGGATTCTGTCTCAGGGTTGACAGTTGTTGACCCAAAAGGGTATCTTACTGATCTTAAAAGTATGAGCATCACAAGTAATACAGACGTTCATGATAAAAACAAGGCTAGATTGTTGATGACGAGTTTAATGAAGTCAAATCCTAAGAACCCACGTGTATGGATTTCGGCAGCAAGGTTTGAGGAAGTGGCAGGAAAGATGAAGGCAGCCAGGAAATTGATTCAGCAAGGGTGTGATGAGTGTCCTAAGAGTGAGGATGTGTGGTTGGAGGCTTGTAGGCTTGCTAGCCCCAAAGATGCTAAGGCTGTTATTACTAAGGGAGTTAAATTTATTCCCAATTCAGTCAACTTGTGGATGGAGGCTGCGAAATTGGAGCGTGATGATTTGAACAAGAGCAGGGTCTTGAGGAAAGGGTTGGAACACATTCCTGATTCTGTTAGGCTGTGGAAGGCGGTCGTGGATCTAGCAAATGAGGAGGATGCTAGAAGTTTGCTCAAAAGGGCTGTGGAGTGTTGTCCATTGCACATTGAATTCTGGCTTGCACTCACAAGATTGGAAACTTATGAGAACGCCAAGAAGGTCCTCAATAAGGCAAGGGAGAATCTATCGGAGGAGCCTGCAATTTGGATCACGGCAGCAAAGTTGGAAGAAGCTAATGGGAATGTGTCCATGGTTGGGAAGATTATTGAAAGAGGTATAAGGGCTTTGCAAAAAACAGCGGTTATTATTGATAGAGAAGCATGGATGAAAGAGGCTGAAGCTGCTGAACGTGCAGGGTCTATAATGACTTGCCAAGCTATCATTCGGAGTGCAATTGGGATTGGTGTGGAGGAGGAAGATAGGAAAAGGACATGGGTTTCTGATGCAGAGGACTTCATGAAAAAAGGTTCCATTGAAACAGCCCGAGCAATTTATGCGCATGCACTTACTGTCTTTTTAACCAAGAAGAGCATATGGAGGAAAGCGTCTCAGCTTGAAAAGAGCCATGGTACTAGGGAATCTCTTGTTGCTTTGCTTCGTAAAGCGGTGACATATTGCCCACAGGCTGAAAACTTGTGGCTTTTTGGTGCTAAGGAGAAGTGGCTTTCAGGGGATGTGCCTGCTGCCCGTGCAATCCTCCAAGAAGCTTATGCTGCCATTCCCAACTCTCAAGAAATTTGGCTTGCTGCGTTTAAACTTGAGTTTGAGAATCACGAATCCGAGAGAGCTAAGATGCTTCTTGCCAAAGCCCGAGAAAGGGGAGGTAACGAAAGAGTATGGATGAAATCTGCAATTGTTGAGAGGGAATTAGGGAACATTGATGAGGAGAGGAAGTTTCTTGTTGAAGGCTTGAAGTGCTTCCCTTCATTCTTTAAATTGTGGTTAATGCTTGGACAGCTAGAGGAACGGCTTGATcatttggaaaaagccaaaaaggTCTATCACTCAGGTCTGAAGCACTGCCCCAATTCTCTACAACTCTGGCTTTCTCTCGCTAGTCTACAGGAGAAAATGATTGGGCTGAGTAAAGCTCGTGCAGTTCTCACAATTGCCAGGAAGAAGAACCCTCAGAACCCTGAACTGTGGCTTGCTTCTGTTCGAGCTGAATTGAGGCATGGCAAGAAGAAGGAATCTGATATTTTGATGGCAAAGGCTTTGCAGGAGTGTCCCAATAGTGGTATCTTGTGGGCAGCAGCTCTCGAGATGGTAGCTCGTCCCCAACGGAAGGCAAAGAGTAAAGATGCCCTTGAGAAATGTCATCATGATCCCCATGTTGTTGCTGCTGTGGCCAAGTTATTATGGCATGACAGGAAGTTGGACAAAGCTAGGAATTGGCTCAACATGGCAGTAATGCTTGCCCCCGATATTGGGGATTTTTGGGCTTTATACTACAAATTTGAACTTCAGCATGGTACTGAGGAGAACCAAAAGGATGTATTGAACAGATGCATTGCTGCAGGGCCAAAGCATGGAGAAAAATGGCAACCTATTTCAAAGGCCGTGGAGAACTCCCATCAACCAATTGAAGCTATCTTGAAGAAAGTAGTGGCGGCAGCGGAAAATAATAAACAGTAG